One Paenibacillus riograndensis SBR5 DNA segment encodes these proteins:
- a CDS encoding FtsX-like permease family protein produces MTFRQFAFRNVTRNKRLYTAYFLSSMFTVMVFFTFAIFAYRPVLSAENLQSSAVLGLSVSKWIIYVFSFFFVLYSMSAFLQSRKREFGLMMMQGMTTRQLRGMIFWENMLIGLGATAGGIGLGMVFAKGILLAGTNALALKEPLQFYFPIKAILLTLISFMLLFILISLFISAVLRSGKLITLIKANSQPKQEPKASVLLSLLVVLLLGTSYFLSLRASGLNVVMLLAPVAVMVIIGTYLLFTQLSVYLIRKLKGRERFFWRRTNMLLLSDLSYRMKDNARSFFLVAIISTVSFSAIGALYGFQSMLNGALTQKNPYLFTYMSADGDSQAQAHIQLIDQSLSKAGIAAEKTGLQLNYYQAADSSQTLILVKQSEYNHVAKLMGLKSIRLTAGKAAIVDFGLSRKGEEMLHQPVKLQQGIVIEADQAVVSPAVRAFSGYYVVADELIDRLAQPLKVSRYYAWHGAIGQQGVQNVGGKLTNELPYDEHYNFYALEYQTSKINENFGPLMFMGFFIGIVFFVSAGSFLYFRLYSDLDEDRQKFKAISKLGLSDKELGKILNRQIGLLFFAPIVVALVHGAVALTALSHMFQYSMFRESLIVLGLFFFIQVIYFFIVRLFYTRQIRSALAGS; encoded by the coding sequence ATGACGTTCCGCCAGTTCGCATTCCGTAACGTCACCCGGAACAAAAGGCTGTATACCGCTTATTTCCTCAGCAGCATGTTTACGGTGATGGTCTTCTTTACCTTTGCCATTTTTGCCTATCGTCCGGTGCTTAGCGCGGAAAACCTGCAATCGAGTGCGGTTTTAGGGCTTTCGGTCTCCAAGTGGATAATCTATGTGTTCTCCTTCTTCTTCGTGCTCTACTCCATGAGTGCATTTCTGCAATCGCGGAAAAGGGAGTTCGGGCTGATGATGATGCAGGGAATGACCACCCGGCAGCTGCGGGGGATGATTTTTTGGGAGAATATGCTGATCGGGTTAGGCGCAACTGCCGGCGGCATCGGTCTCGGGATGGTATTCGCGAAGGGGATTCTGCTTGCGGGGACAAATGCGCTTGCGCTTAAGGAGCCGCTGCAATTCTATTTTCCAATCAAGGCGATCCTGCTGACACTGATTTCGTTCATGCTGCTCTTCATTCTGATCTCCCTGTTTATTTCGGCGGTGCTCCGCAGCGGCAAGCTGATCACACTCATCAAGGCAAATAGTCAGCCCAAACAGGAGCCGAAGGCCTCGGTTCTGCTGTCTTTGCTGGTGGTATTGCTGCTGGGGACCAGCTACTTCCTGTCTCTTCGGGCGAGCGGTTTGAATGTGGTCATGCTGCTCGCTCCGGTTGCCGTTATGGTCATAATCGGCACCTATCTGCTGTTCACCCAGCTCAGCGTGTATCTGATCCGCAAGCTGAAGGGCCGGGAGCGTTTTTTCTGGCGCAGAACCAATATGCTGTTGCTCTCTGACCTTTCCTACCGGATGAAGGACAATGCACGTTCCTTTTTTCTGGTTGCCATCATCTCAACCGTTTCCTTCAGCGCGATAGGGGCTTTGTACGGGTTTCAGTCCATGCTGAACGGAGCGCTTACGCAGAAAAATCCCTATCTTTTTACGTATATGTCTGCGGACGGAGACAGCCAGGCCCAAGCCCATATACAGCTTATTGACCAGAGCCTCAGCAAAGCCGGGATTGCTGCCGAAAAAACGGGTTTGCAGCTTAACTATTACCAAGCTGCGGATAGCAGCCAGACACTAATTCTGGTGAAACAATCCGAATATAACCACGTCGCTAAGCTGATGGGGCTTAAGTCCATCCGGCTTACCGCAGGGAAAGCCGCAATTGTAGATTTCGGGCTGTCGCGCAAGGGGGAGGAGATGCTCCACCAGCCGGTGAAGCTGCAGCAAGGGATAGTCATCGAGGCGGATCAGGCCGTCGTGTCTCCGGCGGTACGGGCTTTCAGCGGTTATTACGTCGTCGCCGATGAACTGATTGACCGGCTTGCACAGCCGCTGAAAGTGAGCCGCTATTACGCTTGGCACGGGGCGATCGGACAGCAGGGAGTACAGAACGTGGGCGGCAAACTGACGAACGAGCTTCCCTATGATGAGCACTATAATTTCTATGCGCTGGAGTATCAGACCTCCAAGATTAATGAAAACTTTGGGCCGCTGATGTTCATGGGGTTTTTTATCGGGATCGTATTTTTTGTCTCGGCCGGCAGCTTTCTCTATTTCCGGCTGTACAGCGATCTGGATGAGGATAGACAAAAGTTCAAGGCTATTTCCAAGCTGGGGCTGAGTGACAAAGAGCTTGGCAAAATATTGAACCGCCAGATCGGCCTGCTTTTCTTCGCACCTATTGTGGTCGCGCTTGTGCATGGAGCCGTGGCCCTTACAGCGTTGTCACACATGTTCCAGTATTCTATGTTCCGGGAATCCCTGATTGTATTGGGCTTGTTCTTCTTCATTCAGGTCATCTACTTCTTCATTGTCCGCCTGTTCTATACCAGACAGATCCGATCGGCGCTGGCCGGATCATAA
- a CDS encoding helix-turn-helix domain-containing protein: MGRVLGETVKRIRKSKGMNQSDLAGGIMSRSNLSRFEGGKYFPGYDKLILILDKLEMSLEELLFLHHDYAQPVKRTLHLTLVEAGNRYEFEKVRDVSYECHMLYKTTRTEAFYHLYLLGQGLLIQYGHGDQIRQLSEIADYIKPYLLGVDTWYLYEFKLLNNFLFTLNSDDAIFFGLRAVQEFNKYHCFAESRTIQQHLLQNISNICLAERNYEKSLFFLTKALPLADKTNLLYDKIVTLVLYEITVICLKQSQDTSKLCSYLSILQQLDFMDSYHALMVVCRKHLSMGLPPVSLHML; encoded by the coding sequence ATGGGAAGGGTTCTGGGGGAGACGGTTAAGCGGATTCGAAAGTCTAAAGGGATGAATCAGTCGGATCTGGCAGGGGGAATTATGAGCCGCTCCAATCTGTCACGTTTTGAAGGAGGAAAGTATTTCCCCGGCTACGACAAGCTGATTCTGATTCTGGACAAGCTGGAAATGTCGCTGGAGGAGCTGTTATTCTTACATCATGACTATGCCCAGCCGGTCAAACGGACACTCCACCTGACCCTCGTTGAAGCGGGGAACCGCTACGAATTTGAGAAGGTCAGGGACGTCAGCTATGAATGCCATATGTTGTATAAGACTACGCGGACGGAAGCTTTTTACCATCTGTATTTGCTTGGACAGGGACTGCTGATTCAGTATGGCCACGGGGATCAAATCAGACAACTGAGTGAGATTGCCGATTACATCAAGCCCTATCTGCTTGGGGTAGATACCTGGTATCTGTATGAATTCAAGCTGCTTAACAACTTTTTGTTCACGCTGAACAGTGACGATGCCATCTTTTTTGGCCTGAGAGCTGTGCAGGAATTTAATAAATATCATTGCTTTGCCGAGAGCAGAACCATCCAGCAGCATTTGCTCCAGAACATCTCCAATATTTGCCTGGCGGAGCGGAATTATGAGAAAAGCCTGTTTTTTCTTACTAAGGCTCTGCCTTTGGCGGATAAAACCAATCTGCTCTACGACAAGATTGTGACCTTAGTGTTATATGAAATCACTGTAATCTGTCTGAAGCAAAGTCAGGACACGTCCAAACTATGCAGCTACTTGTCCATTCTGCAGCAGCTTGATTTCATGGACAGCTATCACGCGCTTATGGTTGTGTGCCGTAAGCATCTTTCTATGGGCCTGCCGCCAGTAAGCTTACATATGCTATAG
- a CDS encoding sensor histidine kinase, with protein MKLFIREHALLLAVQMVQFGAMLSIYWFDGYRNLPTALYSVFIGFFFLSCYMIYQYISRRRYYLRLSRPLETLDESFQKIENNPVSKALEQLLHTQYRHYQQQLTAVKLQQEQHLTFIDQWVHQMKTPLSVIELTVQNMDEPEFASIREELERMRGGLHTVLYMARLRAFEKDFHIKPVVLPKLIGEVVHDHKRLFIRNRIFPEVKAASPGITAQTDEKWLFFMLSQIINNAIKYSAAKNTGGGQKITVSCYLRGPDAVIEVKDQGIGIQKSDLKRVFDPFFTGDNGRGLRESTGMGLYLTKESADRLGHRLELESEVGEGTVLRIILAANPLLTSV; from the coding sequence ATGAAGCTGTTTATCCGTGAGCATGCGCTGCTGTTGGCTGTTCAGATGGTGCAATTCGGCGCAATGTTGTCGATTTACTGGTTTGACGGCTATCGCAATCTTCCGACCGCGCTCTATTCAGTCTTTATTGGTTTCTTCTTTCTCAGCTGCTACATGATCTATCAATATATTAGCAGGCGCCGCTATTATCTTCGTCTCAGCAGACCTCTTGAGACGCTGGACGAATCCTTTCAGAAGATTGAGAATAACCCCGTTTCCAAAGCGCTGGAGCAGTTGCTGCACACACAATACCGCCACTATCAGCAGCAGCTGACTGCGGTGAAGCTGCAGCAGGAGCAGCACTTAACCTTTATTGACCAATGGGTGCATCAGATGAAAACTCCGCTGTCGGTGATTGAGCTGACTGTACAGAATATGGACGAGCCTGAGTTTGCCAGTATCCGCGAGGAGCTGGAGCGTATGCGCGGCGGTCTGCATACCGTTCTGTATATGGCCAGGCTGCGGGCTTTTGAAAAGGATTTTCACATCAAACCTGTCGTCCTGCCGAAGCTTATAGGCGAGGTCGTCCATGATCACAAACGGCTCTTCATCCGCAATCGTATCTTTCCCGAGGTAAAGGCCGCCTCTCCCGGAATTACCGCCCAGACCGATGAGAAATGGCTGTTCTTTATGCTGTCGCAAATTATTAACAATGCCATCAAATATTCGGCAGCGAAAAATACGGGGGGCGGACAGAAGATTACTGTATCCTGCTATCTCCGGGGACCGGATGCAGTCATTGAGGTTAAGGACCAGGGGATCGGCATCCAGAAGTCTGATCTCAAGCGGGTGTTCGACCCCTTTTTCACGGGCGACAACGGGCGCGGACTGCGGGAGTCTACGGGAATGGGGCTGTATTTGACGAAGGAGTCCGCCGACCGTCTCGGGCACCGGCTTGAGCTGGAATCGGAGGTTGGCGAGGGAACGGTGCTGCGGATTATTTTGGCGGCGAATCCTTTGCTTACAAGCGTGTAA
- a CDS encoding ABC transporter ATP-binding protein, translating into MLEVRQVSKIYEGNVAYRALTDIDLTIEAGEFVGIMGPSGSGKTTLLNMIATVDSPTTGSIMIDGKDTGKLDKNELAVFRRRELGFVFQDFNLLNTLTVEENMVLPLTLDGTRVSEMKQKAQEIAGKLGISAIMKKRTYEISGGQAQRTAIARAMIHSPKLLLADEPTGNLDSKAAKDVMDLLEAINREQSTTMLLVTHDAVAASYCHRVVFIKDGRFYTEIHSGNNRQSFFQKIIDTLSLLGGYSNDVPPVRIP; encoded by the coding sequence ATGCTTGAGGTAAGGCAGGTCAGTAAAATATATGAGGGAAACGTGGCTTACCGGGCTTTGACCGATATTGATCTAACCATAGAAGCCGGAGAATTCGTGGGCATTATGGGACCGTCCGGCAGCGGTAAAACAACCCTCCTGAATATGATTGCCACGGTTGACAGCCCGACTACCGGAAGTATTATGATCGATGGCAAGGACACCGGCAAGCTTGATAAAAACGAATTGGCGGTATTCCGCCGGCGGGAGCTGGGATTTGTCTTTCAGGATTTCAATCTGCTGAATACCTTGACTGTGGAGGAAAATATGGTCCTGCCGCTGACGCTGGATGGAACCCGGGTGAGTGAGATGAAGCAGAAGGCCCAGGAGATTGCCGGGAAGCTGGGGATCAGCGCCATTATGAAAAAACGCACCTATGAGATCTCCGGGGGACAAGCCCAGCGGACAGCGATCGCCAGAGCGATGATCCATTCCCCTAAGCTGCTGCTTGCGGATGAACCTACAGGCAATCTGGATTCCAAAGCAGCCAAGGATGTGATGGATCTGCTGGAAGCGATCAACCGGGAGCAGTCAACGACGATGTTGCTCGTGACACATGATGCTGTAGCGGCCAGCTATTGTCACCGTGTGGTGTTCATTAAGGATGGAAGATTCTATACAGAGATCCACAGCGGGAACAACCGCCAGAGTTTTTTTCAGAAGATTATCGATACACTTTCGCTGCTAGGAGGATACAGCAATGACGTTCCGCCAGTTCGCATTCCGTAA
- a CDS encoding MFS transporter → MNNPANRKLNSKVWNILLGTLFTRTALFMSTPFLAIFLTTQKDISLLHTGYILSINPLINVLFGSFGGRLADKLSLKKIIGGIPLVWGSAFILFYFAGSFWHFLLLSGLNGLCYSIFEPASKKVLSAQTAPDNRLLVFNLRYSAINLGAFIGPLLSLLFNMKLTLFPYVILGILYILYGISTRFFFRDMPAGAPASPPLPLRRPRAFTVIRKDHVFLLLLAGMSFSFFGYSQLNATVSQYLATTSALTNGVQLYSTLLSANALIILAAQFVLLRWISGWNPFTVVLVSNLLIGLSFLPFILPPALLPLLAFIVLFSVGELLIGARFDALVDELAATEVKGLYFGCSELIKAGTIAGPLAGTRLLGHFGVQAGFPVFALLCAITITGAGLIALAKSRHRKVIHAQKPLEEYHA, encoded by the coding sequence ATGAACAATCCGGCAAACCGGAAGCTGAACAGCAAAGTATGGAATATCTTGCTTGGAACGCTTTTTACCAGAACGGCACTCTTTATGAGCACACCTTTTCTGGCCATATTTCTGACGACTCAAAAGGATATTTCCCTCCTCCACACCGGCTATATTCTCAGCATTAACCCGCTCATCAATGTGTTGTTCGGCAGTTTTGGCGGGAGGCTTGCTGATAAGCTCTCCTTGAAAAAAATAATAGGCGGAATCCCGCTTGTCTGGGGTTCCGCCTTCATCCTGTTCTATTTTGCCGGCAGCTTCTGGCATTTTCTTCTGCTTAGCGGCCTTAACGGCTTGTGCTATTCTATCTTTGAGCCTGCCAGCAAAAAAGTGCTGTCTGCCCAAACCGCCCCGGACAACCGGCTGCTGGTATTTAACCTGAGGTATTCCGCGATTAATCTGGGAGCTTTTATCGGCCCCCTCCTAAGTTTGCTGTTTAATATGAAGCTGACACTGTTTCCTTACGTGATCCTAGGCATCCTGTATATTCTATATGGGATATCGACCCGGTTTTTCTTCCGGGATATGCCGGCCGGAGCGCCAGCTTCGCCGCCCCTACCGCTCCGCCGCCCGCGAGCCTTCACCGTAATCCGCAAAGATCATGTTTTCCTTCTGCTGTTGGCCGGCATGAGCTTCTCTTTCTTCGGTTATTCCCAGCTGAATGCAACCGTCTCGCAGTATCTGGCTACCACCAGTGCTTTAACGAATGGTGTTCAACTGTACTCCACCCTTCTATCTGCCAATGCCCTGATCATTCTCGCTGCCCAATTTGTGCTGCTGCGCTGGATCTCCGGCTGGAATCCCTTTACCGTCGTGCTTGTCAGCAATTTGCTGATCGGCCTAAGCTTTTTGCCGTTTATCTTACCGCCTGCTTTGCTGCCGCTCCTTGCATTTATTGTCCTCTTCAGTGTAGGAGAACTGCTGATCGGCGCCCGCTTCGATGCCTTGGTGGATGAGCTGGCCGCAACAGAAGTCAAAGGCCTGTATTTCGGCTGCTCGGAATTGATCAAGGCGGGGACCATCGCCGGGCCATTAGCTGGAACCCGCCTGCTGGGCCATTTCGGAGTACAGGCCGGATTCCCCGTCTTTGCCCTGTTATGCGCCATCACGATCACCGGTGCAGGGCTGATTGCCCTAGCCAAGTCCAGGCATAGGAAAGTTATTCATGCGCAGAAGCCTCTGGAAGAATATCACGCTTGA
- a CDS encoding response regulator transcription factor yields MFRIMIVEDDPKIADLLLSAVKKYGYDVVKVEDFTQVLQEFEQIRPELVLLDVNLPSYDGYYWCRQIRNISTCPVLFISARDGEMDQIMALENGGDDYITKPFHSGIVLAKIHSHLRRAYGEYAAKREELMLEKEGLVLYPERLELLYGQAVVALTRKESDLIESLMERYPRVASREALLEKLWDPQAFVDENTLNVNIARVRKKFQELGIEDAVLTVRGSGYRLNISWAEG; encoded by the coding sequence ATGTTCAGAATCATGATTGTGGAAGATGATCCGAAGATTGCGGATCTCCTGCTGTCAGCGGTTAAAAAGTACGGATATGATGTGGTAAAGGTCGAGGATTTCACTCAGGTGCTCCAGGAATTTGAACAGATAAGACCGGAGCTGGTTCTGCTTGATGTGAATCTGCCCAGCTATGACGGCTATTACTGGTGCCGGCAAATCCGCAATATCTCTACTTGCCCTGTGCTGTTCATTTCCGCGCGTGACGGTGAGATGGACCAGATCATGGCGCTGGAAAACGGGGGGGATGATTATATCACCAAGCCGTTCCATTCAGGGATTGTGCTCGCCAAAATCCACAGCCATCTCCGCCGGGCTTACGGGGAGTATGCGGCCAAGCGTGAGGAGCTGATGCTGGAGAAGGAAGGGCTGGTCCTGTATCCTGAAAGGCTCGAATTGCTGTATGGGCAGGCGGTCGTGGCCCTCACCAGAAAGGAATCAGATCTTATAGAGAGTCTTATGGAGCGTTATCCGAGGGTGGCCAGCCGGGAGGCCCTGCTGGAGAAGCTGTGGGACCCGCAGGCTTTTGTGGATGAGAACACGCTTAATGTGAATATTGCACGGGTCCGGAAGAAATTTCAGGAGCTTGGGATTGAAGATGCCGTGCTTACTGTCAGAGGTTCGGGATACCGGCTGAACATCAGCTGGGCAGAGGGTTAA